A section of the Candidatus Eisenbacteria bacterium genome encodes:
- a CDS encoding UbiX family flavin prenyltransferase encodes MSVLVAISGASGAPYAVRFLQRCPGEKDLVVSRWAREILRDECGLTLDDLRPLVRNIYPPENAMATPPASGSNRYEAMVVIPCSVATLARIRHGLADTLLTRAAETMLKERRRLVLCVRETPLSTAALENAAWLSHEGVVVMPAAPPFYKHPASLEELVDHFVDKVLGVLGVADPRPFEGLRPAAAGEASLRLVPGAGEAGPRAGEPQPGGGADEGESE; translated from the coding sequence GTGTCCGTGCTGGTGGCCATCAGCGGAGCGTCCGGGGCGCCCTACGCGGTGCGCTTCCTGCAGCGCTGCCCGGGTGAGAAGGACCTGGTGGTCTCGCGCTGGGCGCGCGAGATCCTGCGCGACGAGTGCGGTCTGACCCTGGACGACCTGCGCCCGCTGGTGCGCAACATCTACCCGCCGGAGAACGCCATGGCCACGCCCCCGGCGTCGGGCTCAAACCGCTACGAGGCCATGGTGGTGATCCCGTGCAGCGTGGCCACCCTGGCCCGCATCCGCCACGGGCTGGCCGACACCCTGCTCACTCGCGCCGCCGAGACCATGCTCAAGGAGCGCCGGCGGCTGGTGCTGTGCGTGCGCGAGACGCCGCTGTCCACCGCCGCGCTGGAGAACGCCGCGTGGCTGTCGCACGAGGGGGTGGTGGTGATGCCCGCCGCGCCCCCGTTCTACAAGCACCCCGCCTCGCTGGAAGAGCTGGTGGACCACTTCGTGGACAAGGTGCTGGGGGTGCTCGGCGTGGCCGACCCGCGGCCCTTCGAGGGGCTCCGGCCCGCCGCGGCTGGCGAGGCGTCCCTGCGCCTGGTTCCCGGCGCCGGCGAGGCCGGCCCGCGGGCCGGGGAGCCGCAACCCGGCGGTGGTGCGGACGAGGGGGAGTCCGAGTGA
- a CDS encoding UbiD family decarboxylase: MSFRNLRDYLAALDRDGDLKRVSVPVSSHLEITEIARRAILHGGPAILFEKVEGADYPVAINLYATDRRMERALRGHPAELGEAFTRLAHAFQPPKPGAIWRERGTLLRGLAMRPPRLAPGPAQQVVEEPDLDRLPILKCWPGDGGPFITFPLVLTRSPSDGRRNLGTYRLHKFDARTTGAHWQIMKGGGYHYVEAEKLGRPLPMAVVLGGDPALMFSAICPLPEGVDEVAFAGFLRGCPVPMARGASVPLEVPSEAEFILEGFVPPHERRVEGPFGDHFGHYSAAAAFPVFHLSKVTRRRDAIYPATVVGQPPMEDKFLGNAVQLLFKPILRILHPELCDMWTYYETGFHNLLVVSVDSRYAKEAVKTALSLLGEGQLGLTKIAVVVDPDVDVRDFRAVLRALREHFRPEEDFLLLPGLPLDTLDFTSCRLNLGSRMILDATRRRDGASQRVVAEDPAPARPPGSVDPRAVDPRVLASSVAEDTWLTVQVARDPREVLRRLLDAPLDPRIRFVVAVSPDVPLDDPVLWLWGMFTRFDAARDVFFESCDLVHAAAVPHGRMAIDATWKQGFPEPLVMSGEIVKRVDARWKEYGL; this comes from the coding sequence GTGAGCTTCCGCAACCTCCGCGACTACCTGGCCGCGCTGGACCGCGACGGGGACCTCAAGCGGGTCTCGGTGCCGGTGAGCTCCCACCTCGAGATCACCGAGATCGCCCGCCGTGCAATCCTGCACGGCGGGCCGGCGATCCTCTTCGAGAAGGTGGAGGGTGCGGATTACCCCGTGGCCATTAACCTGTACGCCACCGACCGCCGCATGGAGCGGGCGCTGCGCGGCCACCCCGCGGAATTGGGCGAGGCATTCACCCGGCTGGCGCACGCCTTCCAGCCACCGAAGCCCGGCGCCATCTGGCGGGAGCGCGGCACGCTGCTGCGCGGCCTGGCCATGCGGCCGCCGCGGCTGGCGCCCGGCCCCGCGCAGCAGGTGGTGGAGGAACCCGACCTGGACCGGCTGCCAATCCTGAAATGCTGGCCCGGGGACGGCGGCCCGTTCATCACTTTTCCCCTGGTGCTCACGCGCAGCCCCTCGGACGGCCGGCGCAACCTGGGCACGTATCGCCTGCACAAGTTCGACGCGCGCACCACCGGGGCGCACTGGCAGATCATGAAAGGCGGCGGGTACCACTACGTGGAGGCCGAGAAGCTGGGCCGGCCTCTGCCCATGGCGGTGGTCCTGGGCGGCGACCCGGCGCTGATGTTCTCGGCCATCTGCCCGCTGCCCGAGGGCGTGGACGAGGTGGCCTTCGCGGGATTCCTGCGCGGCTGCCCGGTGCCGATGGCCCGGGGCGCGAGCGTGCCCCTGGAGGTGCCCTCGGAGGCCGAGTTCATCCTCGAGGGCTTCGTGCCCCCGCACGAGCGGCGCGTGGAGGGTCCCTTCGGCGACCACTTCGGCCACTACTCGGCCGCCGCGGCGTTCCCGGTGTTCCATCTCTCGAAGGTCACGCGCCGCCGCGACGCCATCTACCCGGCGACGGTGGTGGGCCAGCCGCCCATGGAGGACAAGTTCCTGGGCAACGCGGTGCAGCTGCTGTTCAAGCCCATCCTCAGGATCCTGCATCCCGAGCTGTGCGACATGTGGACCTACTACGAGACCGGCTTCCACAATCTGCTGGTGGTCTCCGTGGACAGCCGCTATGCCAAGGAGGCGGTGAAGACCGCACTGTCCCTGCTCGGCGAAGGCCAGCTGGGCCTCACCAAGATCGCCGTGGTGGTGGACCCCGACGTGGATGTGCGCGACTTCCGCGCGGTGCTGCGCGCGCTGCGCGAGCACTTCCGCCCGGAGGAGGACTTCCTGCTGCTGCCGGGACTGCCGCTGGACACGCTGGACTTCACCTCGTGCCGGCTGAACCTGGGCTCGAGGATGATCCTCGACGCCACGCGACGGCGCGACGGCGCCTCGCAGCGCGTGGTGGCGGAGGATCCGGCCCCCGCGCGTCCCCCGGGCAGCGTGGATCCGCGCGCGGTGGACCCGCGGGTGCTCGCCTCGTCCGTGGCGGAGGACACGTGGCTCACGGTGCAGGTCGCGCGCGACCCGCGCGAGGTGCTGCGCAGGCTCCTCGACGCCCCGCTGGACCCGCGGATCCGCTTCGTGGTCGCGGTGAGCCCGGACGTGCCGCTGGACGATCCGGTGCTGTGGCTGTGGGGCATGTTCACGCGCTTCGACGC
- a CDS encoding UbiA family prenyltransferase — MGADTTAHAGPEGPAFTWARFRSYVKLEHTLFSVPVLLAAAVLAAGGLPPWDRVLVTLVAAAGARTAGMSLNRIVDRRLDALNPRTAARELPAGRISLPQAWIATVAALLVYEAGAFYLAPVCVALSPLPVLVFWGYPYLKRFTPLAHFGVGLALALAPLGAYLAVRPDPGPALRGAAPLALFTFFWVSGFDIIYSTMDEASDRRNGLHSMPADLGARRALAVSAALHALAFAALGWLTFTRLHGPVAWVALAGCGALLLLEHRNATDVNLAFFKFNAWLSFAVLALVLAGVFLG; from the coding sequence GTGGGGGCGGACACGACCGCACATGCCGGGCCGGAAGGGCCGGCGTTCACCTGGGCCCGGTTCCGGTCCTACGTGAAGCTGGAGCACACGCTCTTCTCCGTGCCGGTGCTGCTGGCGGCGGCGGTGCTGGCGGCAGGCGGCCTGCCGCCGTGGGACCGCGTCCTGGTCACCCTGGTGGCCGCGGCGGGGGCGCGCACCGCGGGCATGAGCCTCAACCGGATCGTGGACCGCCGCCTGGACGCGCTCAATCCGCGGACCGCCGCGCGCGAGCTTCCGGCGGGCAGGATCTCGCTGCCGCAGGCGTGGATCGCCACCGTGGCGGCGCTGCTGGTGTACGAGGCCGGTGCGTTCTACCTGGCCCCGGTGTGCGTGGCGCTCTCGCCGCTGCCGGTGCTGGTGTTCTGGGGTTACCCGTACCTGAAGCGGTTCACGCCGCTGGCGCATTTCGGGGTGGGCCTGGCGCTGGCGTTGGCGCCGCTTGGGGCGTACCTCGCGGTGCGCCCGGACCCGGGGCCGGCGCTGCGCGGGGCCGCGCCACTGGCGCTGTTCACCTTCTTCTGGGTCAGCGGGTTCGACATCATCTACTCCACGATGGACGAGGCTTCCGACCGGCGCAACGGATTGCACTCGATGCCCGCGGACCTGGGCGCGCGCCGGGCGCTGGCGGTCTCGGCGGCGCTGCACGCGCTGGCCTTCGCCGCGCTGGGCTGGCTGACGTTCACCCGCCTGCACGGGCCCGTCGCGTGGGTGGCGCTGGCGGGTTGCGGCGCGCTGCTGCTGCTGGAGCACCGGAACGCCACCGACGTGAACCTGGCGTTCTTCAAGTTCAACGCCTGGCTGAGTTTCGCGGTGCTGGCGCTGGTGCTGGCCGGCGTGTTCCTGGGATAG